A single region of the Vicia villosa cultivar HV-30 ecotype Madison, WI linkage group LG4, Vvil1.0, whole genome shotgun sequence genome encodes:
- the LOC131598352 gene encoding F-box/LRR-repeat protein At3g48880-like, whose protein sequence is MKLNVVELSIASMVCKSRNQTCRDPLLWAKIDLSRLNPNIFSNIPLLPGTWREDTNSRYKLMKFLNYALSLSNYNTNCLKLNFFAYLSDAQLTYVAERTPNLKQLVLPLNVNLSTSGIESAMKTWRGL, encoded by the exons ATGAAACTTAATGTTGTTGAACTTTCAATTGCTTCTATGGTGTGCAAATCACGGAACCAAACTTGCCGTGACCCTTTACTATGGGCTAAGATTGATCTATCTCGATTAAACCCTAATATTTTTAGTAATATACCTTTATTGCCAGGAACTTGGAGGGAAGATACAAATTCAAGATATAAATTGATGAAATTCTTGAATTATGCTTTAAGTTTGAGCAATTATAATACAAATTGCTTAAAACTCAACTTCTTTGCATATTTGTCGGATGCACAATTAACCTATGTAGCTGAAAG AACACCAAATCTAAAGCAGTTAGTACTTCCTCTTAATGTAAACTTATCCACGTCTGGAATAGAAAGTGCGATGAAAACATGGAGAGGCCTTTAA
- the LOC131596035 gene encoding probable beta-1,4-xylosyltransferase IRX10 isoform X1, whose product MWSNNKSRTMHHQQHPLCTRTHQIGSLLLVAATFFFTRLLDAPCNLSSTVSQQKFLGIHRLPESQELSLKIYVYEANEIDGLKELLQGREGKITPEACLKGQWGSQVKIHKLLLESRYRTRKKEEADLFFVPSYVKCARMMGGLNDKEINQTYVKVISQMPYFRLSGGRNHIFVFPSGAGAHLFKSWATYINRSIILTPEGDRTDKRDTSAFNTWKDIIIPGNVEDGMTKAGSTIVQPLPLSKRKYLANYLGRAQGKAGRLQLIELSKQFPEKLECPDLKFSGGEKLGRKDYFEHLRNSKFCLAPRGESSWTLRFYESFFVECVPVILSDQIELPFQNVIDYSQISIKWPSSRIGPELLQYLESIPDEDIEAIIARGRQVRCMWVYASDSEPCSAMRGIMWELQRKVRQFHQSTETFWLHNGSIVNRNLVEFSNWNLPVPLP is encoded by the exons ATGTGGAGTAACAACAAATCAAGAACAATGCATCATCAGCAGCATCCACTATGCACACGCACGCACCAGATCGGCTCCTTGCTCCTAGTCGCCGCCACCTTCTTCTTCACGAGACTCTTGGACGCTCCTTGCAACCTCTCCTCCACCGTGTCGCAACAGAAATTCCTCGGTATCCACCGCTTACCGGAATCGCAAGAACTTTCGCTCAAGATCTATGTCTACGAAGCTAATGAGATCGATGGATTGAAGGAGCTTTTGCAAGGAAGAGAGGGGAAGATCACACCGGAAGCTTGCTTGAAAGGACAGTGGGGTAGTCAG GTGAAAATACACAAGTTACTTTTAGAATCAAGATACAGGACAAGAAAGAAGGAAGAAGCGGATTTGTTTTTTGTTCCTTCGTATGTTAAGTGTGCGCGAATGATGGGTGGACTTAACGACAAAGAAATTAATCAAACTTATGTTAAA GTTATTAGCCAAATGCCGTATTTCCGGTTATCTGGAGGCAGGAACCACATATTTGTTTTCCCGAG TGGAGCTGGAGCTCACTTGTTTAAGTCTTGGGCAACATATATAAATCGCTCCATTATTCTTACCCCTGAG GGGGACCGCACTGATAAGAGAGATACTAGTGCCTTTAATACATGGAAAGATATAATCATTCCAGGTAATGTCGAAGATGGTATGACCAAGGCTGGGTCTACCATAGTCCAGCCTTTGCCTCTGTCTAAGCGGAAGTACTTGGCAAATTATTTAGGACGTGCTCAAGGAAAAGCTGGTCGACTTCAGCTAATAGaactttcaaaacaatttccagaGAAG TTGGAATGTCCAGATTTGAAATTCAGTGGAGGTGAAAAGCTGGGAAGGAAAGATTATTTTGAACACTTGCGCAATTCCAAGTTTTGCCTTGCTCCGCGTGGGGAGTCATCATGGACCCTTCGATTTTACGAGTCTTTCTTTGTG GAATGCGTTCCAGTTATATTATCAGATCAAATAGAATTGCCATTCCAGAATGTCATCGATTACAGTCAGATCTCAATAAAGTGGCCATCCAGTCGAATAGGTCCTGAACTCTTGCAGTACTTGGAATCTATTCCAG ATGAAgacatagaagcaataattgccCGTGGTCGACAAGTTAGGTGCATGTGGGTCTATGCTTCCGATTCAGAACCTTGTTCTGCAATGCGTGGAATCATGTGGGAACTGCAGAGGAAAGTAAGACAGTTTCACCAATCAACTGAAACATTTTGGTTGCATAATGGATCAATTGTAAACAGAAACTTGGTCGAATTTTCTAATTGGAATCTCCCTGTACCTTTGCCTTGA
- the LOC131596035 gene encoding probable arabinosyltransferase ARAD1 isoform X2, translated as MMGGLNDKEINQTYVKVISQMPYFRLSGGRNHIFVFPSGAGAHLFKSWATYINRSIILTPEGDRTDKRDTSAFNTWKDIIIPGNVEDGMTKAGSTIVQPLPLSKRKYLANYLGRAQGKAGRLQLIELSKQFPEKLECPDLKFSGGEKLGRKDYFEHLRNSKFCLAPRGESSWTLRFYESFFVECVPVILSDQIELPFQNVIDYSQISIKWPSSRIGPELLQYLESIPDEDIEAIIARGRQVRCMWVYASDSEPCSAMRGIMWELQRKVRQFHQSTETFWLHNGSIVNRNLVEFSNWNLPVPLP; from the exons ATGATGGGTGGACTTAACGACAAAGAAATTAATCAAACTTATGTTAAA GTTATTAGCCAAATGCCGTATTTCCGGTTATCTGGAGGCAGGAACCACATATTTGTTTTCCCGAG TGGAGCTGGAGCTCACTTGTTTAAGTCTTGGGCAACATATATAAATCGCTCCATTATTCTTACCCCTGAG GGGGACCGCACTGATAAGAGAGATACTAGTGCCTTTAATACATGGAAAGATATAATCATTCCAGGTAATGTCGAAGATGGTATGACCAAGGCTGGGTCTACCATAGTCCAGCCTTTGCCTCTGTCTAAGCGGAAGTACTTGGCAAATTATTTAGGACGTGCTCAAGGAAAAGCTGGTCGACTTCAGCTAATAGaactttcaaaacaatttccagaGAAG TTGGAATGTCCAGATTTGAAATTCAGTGGAGGTGAAAAGCTGGGAAGGAAAGATTATTTTGAACACTTGCGCAATTCCAAGTTTTGCCTTGCTCCGCGTGGGGAGTCATCATGGACCCTTCGATTTTACGAGTCTTTCTTTGTG GAATGCGTTCCAGTTATATTATCAGATCAAATAGAATTGCCATTCCAGAATGTCATCGATTACAGTCAGATCTCAATAAAGTGGCCATCCAGTCGAATAGGTCCTGAACTCTTGCAGTACTTGGAATCTATTCCAG ATGAAgacatagaagcaataattgccCGTGGTCGACAAGTTAGGTGCATGTGGGTCTATGCTTCCGATTCAGAACCTTGTTCTGCAATGCGTGGAATCATGTGGGAACTGCAGAGGAAAGTAAGACAGTTTCACCAATCAACTGAAACATTTTGGTTGCATAATGGATCAATTGTAAACAGAAACTTGGTCGAATTTTCTAATTGGAATCTCCCTGTACCTTTGCCTTGA